Genomic segment of Streptomyces sp. NBC_01210:
CAGGGCCGAAGTCGAGAAAGGGTGCGTCCCATGGCCAAGCAGAACGTGGCGGAGCAGTTCGTCGACATCCTCGTCCGCGCCGGTGTCCAGCGGCTGTACGGAGTCGTCGGCGACAGTCTCAACCCCGTCGTCGACGCCATTCGCCGCAACTCCGCCATCGACTGGATCCAGGTCAGGCACGAGGAGGTCGCCGCCTTCGCGGCCGGCGCCGAGGCACAGATCACCGGGAAGCTCGCCGCCTGCGCCGGCTCCTGCGGCCCCGGCAACCTCCACCTTATCAACGGTCTGTACGACGCCCACCGCTCCATGGCGCCCGTACTCGCCCTCGCCTCGCACATCCCTTCCGGCGAGATCGGCCTCGGCTACTTCCAGGAGACCCACCCCGACCAGCTGTTCCGCGAGTGCAGCCACTACTGCGAGATGATCTCCAACCCGCAGCAGATGCCTCGCCTCGTGCAGACCGCGATCCAGCACGCGATCGGCCGGAGCGGTGTCAGCGTCGTCTCGCTTCCCGGCGACATCGCATCGCACGCCGCCCCGGAGAAGTCGATCGAGCACGCACTGGTCACCTCACTCCCCACCGTACGACCGGGGGACACCGAGATCGACAAACTGGTGCAGATGATCGACGAGGCGAAGCGGGTCACGCTCTTCTGCGGCAGCGGTACGGCGGGTGCGCACGCCGAGGTCATGCAGTTTGCGGAGCGCATCAAGTCCCCGGTCGGGCACGCGCTGCGCGGCAAGGAGTGGATTCAGTACGACAACCCGTACGACGTGGGCATGAGCGGACTGCTCGGCTACGGCGCCGCCTACGAGGCCACCCACGAGTGCGATCTGCTGATCCTGCTCGGCACGGACTTCCCGTACAACGCCTTCCTCCCCGACGACGTCAAGATCGCCCAGGTCGATGTCAGGCCCGAACACCTCGGCCGCCGCTCCAAGCTCGACCTGGCCGTCTGGGGCGATGTGCGCGAGACACTGCGCTGTATTACGCCGCGCGTGCGCGCCAAGTCGGACCGCAGGTTCCTCGACAGGATGCTGAAGAAGCACGCCGACGCGCTCGAGGGCGTGATCAAGGCGTACACCCGCAAGGTGGAGAAGCACACCCCGATCCATCCCGAGTACGTCGCCTCCGTGCTGGACGAACTCGCCGACCAGGACGCGGTGTTCACCGTGGACACGGGCATGTGCAATGTGTGGGCGGCCCGCTATATCTCGCCCAACGGCCGCCGCAGGATCATCGGTTCGTTCAGCCATGGCTCGATGGCGAACGCCCTGCCGCAGGCGATCGGCGCACAGTTCATCGACCGGAACCGCCAGGTCGTCTCGATGTCGGGGGACGGCGGTTTCGCCATGCTGATGGGCGACTTCCTCACCCTCGTCCAGTACGACCTGCCGGTGAAGATCGTCCTGTTCAACAACTCCTCTCTGAGCATGGTGGAGCTGGAGATGCTGGTGGCGGGACTTCCCTCGTACGGAACCACCAATCGCAACCCCGACTTCGCTGCGATCGCGCGGGCGGCGGGGGCGTACGGCGTACGGGTGGAGAAGCCGAAGCAGCTCGCGAGCGCGCTGAAGGACGCTTTCCGGCACAAGGGCCCGGCACTCGTGGATGTGGTCACCGACCCGAACGCGCTCTCCATCCCGCCGAAGATCAGCGCCGAGATGGTGACGGGCTTCGCGCTCTCCGCCAGCAAGATCGTGCTGGACGGTGGCGTGGGCCGTATGGTCCAGATGGCGCGCTCGAATCTGCGGAACGTGCCGAGGCCCTGACGCCCGGGACGGAATTCCTCTCGACGGCCCTGGTTCGTTGATGAATGGACATGAGTGGCGTTCCCCGCGTGGGGCATGCATCTCGTGAACCTGTTCGGCAGAAGGGGTAGTTCCGAGAAAACCGGGGGGGCGTTTCGACGTGCGGGTGGGGATGATGACTGGGCGTCAGGGAGGGGCCGATCCTGCCGCAAGCGGGCATGGCCGGGAACCTGGGGCGGAAGGAGAACCGGAGAGCCGGCTGCACCGCCGATTAGGGTGCGCGGATCTTACGTCCGTTCCGGAAGTACGACGTGCGCTGCGGGACTTGCTGCGGCACTGGGGGAAACCGGACGCGGCAGATGTGGCGGAGCTGCTCGCGAGCGAGCTGGTGACCAATGCGCTGATCCATACCGATCACGGAGCGGTGGTCACGGCCACCGTCGCGGCTTCCACACTCCGTGTGGAGGTACGGGATTTCATGGCCGGACTGCCTGTGCTGCGTGTACCGGTCGGCCAACTCGGCACGAACGGCAGGGGACTCGTCCTGGTGCAGAGCCTCGCCGACGCGTGGGGTGTACGGACACACGGTGTGGGCAAGGTGGTCTGGTTCGAGCTGCACGAAAGGCCGGCCTGACAGTCGCAGGCCGGCCTTCGCATGAATCCTCCTGACCGTGCGATCAACCGAACTGCCGCTCCAGATCAGTGAGCTTCTGCTCCAGAGAGTCCAGCCGCGGCAGCGTCTGGGTGTCGTCCTCGGCGGTGAGGTCGACAGTGCGTGGCTCGGAGCCATCGGTCAACTTCACGGCCTGGAGGGAGGGCCGGGGGCGAAGCGGCAGTTGTCCCGGCTCCGGCAGGGCCGACTCCGCGGCGGACCCGGCAGTGCCGGAGCCGGCCTGCGTCGAACCAGTCGCGGAGCCCAGAGCGGGAAGCTCCGAAGACAGCTCGGGCATGCGGTGGGTGCGTCCGCGCCCCCAGGCACGGTGCTGTCGGCTGAGCGCCCTGATCTGCGCCCGCTCCAGCTTCTCCCGGCCCCGCCGGCGGAGTCGGTCCTGCTCCTTCTCCCGGCGGTCCTCGCGGACCTCGTCGACCGCCTGGTCCAGGGTGCGTACGCCCTCCAGAAGCATCAGCGACCAGGCGCCGAAGGTCTCCCGGGGAGCGCGCAGCCAGCGCACGACGCGGATCTGCGGCAGCGGCCGGGGCACCAGGCCCTGCTCACGCAGCGCCGCCCGGCGAGTCTGCTTGAGCGCCCGGTCGAACAGGACCGCGGCCGACAGCGACATCCCGGAGAAGAACTGAGGGGCGCCGTCATGGCCGAACCCCCGTGGTGCGTGTACCCAGTTGAACCACGCTGCCGCGCCCGCGAACAGCCACACCAGCATCCGCGAGCCGAGCGCCGCGTCGCCGTGGCTGGCCTCGCGCACCGCGAGCACCGAGCAGAACATCGCCGCGCCGTCGAGCCCGAAGGGGACCAGATACTCCCAGCCCCCGCTGAGGTTGAGATTCTGCTGGCCGAAGCCGACGAGGCCGTGGAAGGAGAGTGCGGCGGCGACCGCGGCACAGCAGAACAGGAGCACATAGGAGGCCGTGCCATAGACCGCCTCCTTGCGCCTTCGGCGCTCCTCGCTGCGCTCCCAGGAGTCCTCGGGCGAGGCCTTGTCGCCGGTGCGCTTGCCGCGCGCGAGCACCGTCACCGCGACCAGGACTCCCAGGAGCATCACGCCGCCAGGAAGCAGCCAGTCCAGCGATATGTCGGTCAGTCTCATGGGCGGTGTCCCTTGCATCGCGGTAGAGCGTTTCGGCCGCCATAGTGTCCGAAGTCGCAGCCTGCCCAAGGGGTTTCGGGGCAAGAGAACGCCAATGGGGCTGTACGACATACGGATAGGTGCGATCTCGTCGAACTACCGTATGGACAAGGGGAGTTGGTTCGATTTACCTCACCCGGTCGGATGGCGTGACGCAGGGCGCGCGGGAGATCAGGCGCTCGGCTGGAGCTTCCTCACGCGGTCGGCGTCGCACGTACGCGGACAGGTGACGCAGGTGTCCTCGGGCCGGAGCGTGTAGAAGAGGCAGCAGCCGGCCCGGTCACGGGTCGGCAGCTGCTCGCCGTTCGGGCCGGTGAGCTCACGGAAGCCGGCGGTGCCGACGTACGGCTCGGTGTTGCCCGGCAGCAGCCGCTCGAGCTCCAGTACGGCACGCCGTTCCTCGCCGAGCAGATGCGCGATGTACCAGAGGCTCTCGGCGATCTCGTCGGTCGCCATGCCCCACAGCGCACGCCTGCCGCGCCGCATCCGCGGCCGGAAGCCGTCCAGGACGGGCCCGATGTGCTCGGCGACGGCGGAGCGCACCTCGGCACGGAGCGCTTCCTCGTCCTGTACGACACGGGCGCCGGGCAGCTGCGCGGCGGGGTCGTCCGGCAGGCAGGCGAATTCCCTCACCCGTACCGTCATCTGCCCCGCCATGCGCTGGAAGGCGACATCCTCGACGGGCACCCGTGGCACCCGGCGGTGCAGAAACCAGGGAACCGTGATCAGCAGACAGGCCGGCCAGGCGTAACGGTGCAGACCGAAGCCGGCGATCACATCGGGGCGGGCCTGCTGCCCGTAGTCCCGCAGGACCTGTGCGTTGTCCCAGGCGAGGAAGTCGTCGAGCGCGGGCCCACCGGCCGCGAGCTCGTCCGCGCCCACCCAGCCGGCGTCGGACGGGGCCTGCTCGTCGTCCATGAGCTCCCGTACACGCAGCCCGGGGTAGACCTCGGCCAGGCGGGCATACGCGTCCTCGACGGGTGAGGTGAGGGCGGGCAGCAGAGCGGGAACGGTCATGCAGGGACCACCGTATCGCGATCATTGGCAGGTTAGCCTTACCTTACCCGACGCGATCGATGTTTGAACTGTGGCCCCGTCCGCCTATCGTGCTCAGGGGCCCTGCACTCGCCAGCCGGGCCCGGCACCCGGCCGGAGGAGGACTCGAGTGGAGCAGGCCCGAGCGCGCGATGCCGCGACGCCGCAGCCGTACGCGTCCACGCACGTCCCCGAACAGGCAGGTGGCGGGCAGCCCGCGCGTCCCCTCATCCCGGAGCAGGCCGACATCCCGGAACAGGTCGACATCCCGGAACAGGCCCGGGGCGAGCACACCCACAGCGAGCCGCCCGCGCCCCGCACGGTTCAGCGCCATTCGGTCCGCGGCCAGATCCTCGAAGCCCTGCGCACCGCCCTCGTCGACGGCGAGCTGATCCCGGGCGAGGTCTACTCGGCCCCGGTCCTCGGCGAGCGCTTCGGCGTCTCGGCGACCCCGGTACGCGAGGCGATGCAGCAGCTGGCGATCGAGGGCGCGGTCGAGGTGGTCCCCAACCGCGGCTTCCGCGTCACGGTACGCACCGCCCGCGAGCTGGCCGAGCTCGCCGAGGTCCGCGCCATGCTCGAGGTCCCGGTCATGCTCCGCCTGGCCCGCACGGTCCCCGCCACCCGCTGGGCGGCGCTGCGCCCGCTGGCCGACGCGACGGCAGCGGCGGCGGCGACGGGCGACCGCGCGGCGTACGCGGAGACGGACCGCGCCTTCCACCGCGCGGTACTCACCCTGTCCGGAAACCAGCAACTGGTGATGGTGGCGGACGACCTCCATCGCCGCTCCCAGTGGCCGCTGACGAGCGCACCGGTCACCCGCAGGGCTGACCTGGTGGCGGACGCGGCGGAACACATGGCGCTGCTGGAGGCCCTGGTGGCGCAGGACCTGGCGGTGGTGCAGTCGCTGGTGCGGGAGCACTTCACCGGCGCGGACGGCTGACGTCATCCAGCCGACGCCGGTCTCGGCCGACGATGTACGCGCCGTCGAGCAGCTCGGCGCATTCGGCCGCGGCCGACTTGTGCGCCCCGTCGGGCCGCGGTGCTGTTGATGCGGATGCGTGCCGACGTCCAAGGTGTTGGTGGCATCGGGCGCTCAGCCGTGAAGGCGGAGGAACAGAGTATGCGCATACCCAGATGCACAGCGGGCCGCCGGCGTTGTGCCGCGGCCACCGCCGCAGCGGTGATCTGCTCGACGGTATTCACCGGGCCGGACCTCGCCGCGGCCGGCGGCGCGCCGGCACCTTCGGTGCCCGCCCCGAAGCTGGACTGGAGACCCTGCGTCCAGGGCAGTCAGTTCGACTGCGCGACCGCGAAGGTGCCGCTGGACTACCGCGACCCCGGTCGTCGCACCATCGAGCTGGCAGTCGTCAAACGCAAGGCAACCGGCCCCGGACGGCGCATCGGCACTCTGTTCTTCAACCCCGGCGGACCCGGCGGGCCCGGAACGGTGCAGATGCCACAGAATTACGAGTCCTTCCCGCGCGAGGTGCGGGAGCGGTTCGACATCGTCAGCTGGGACCCCCGCGGGATCGGCAGCAGCACCGCGGTGAACTGCTTCGACAGTCGCAAGGAAGCCGACGCGTGGAATGCGAGCAAACCAGCCGGCTTCCCGGTGGGCGAACAGCAGCGGAAGACGTGGATCGCCGCGTACAAGGATCTGGCCCGGCGCTGTCAGCAGCGTGACCCCGAGCTCCTGCGCCATGTGTCGACCGCCGACACCGCTCGCGACCTCGACCAGCTCCGCCGGGCGGTGGGCGACCCACAACTCACCTACCTCGGGATCTCCTACGGCACGTTCCTGGGCGCCACCTACGCCAACTTCTTCCCCGGCAAGGTCCGCGCCATGGTTCTTGACAGCAACATCGACCCGCAGGCCTGGACCCACGCCTCCGACGACGACCCCCGGCTCACGACATTCCTGCGCATGGGTGCGGACCGCGGCGCGGCAGCAGTCCTGGACAAGTTCCTCGCCCTCTGCGGGTCCACCACCACCGCCCGCTGCGCCTTCGCCGCCGGCAGCCCCAAAGCGACCCGGGACAAGTTCGACCAGCTGATGCGGCGGCTAAGAGGGCATCCCCTGGGCGCATGGACCTATGGCCGTACGGTCGGTGACGTCGTGAACAGCCTCTACCTTGTCCACCCCGGATGGACGGGCCTCGCCGGCAGGCTGCAGAACCTGTGGCAGGGCCGCGTTCCGGAGCCGTCCCCTCCTCCACCCGCGCCACTGGTCCCGAATCCGAATCCGTACCTGGGCGATGAACAGGCCGGTGCGGTGTTCTGCAGCGACAGCCCCAATCCGCGTGACCCCGCTGCCTACCACGCCATGGAGGAGGCCAGCGCGACCCGTGCGGGCGACGCCGGACGCTTCTGGAGCTGGGCCGCCGAGGGGTGTGCCGCCTGGCCGGACACAGGGGCCAACAGCTATCGCGGCCCGTGGAACAAGCCGACGGCGCGCCCCGTCCTGCTGGTCGGCACGACCTACGACCCCGCCACTCCCTTCTCGGGCGCCCTGGCCATGGCCAGGGAACTGGCCAACGCCCGCCTGCTCACCCACAACGGCTACGGGCACACCGCGCTGCTCAACCCCAGCAGCTGTGTCAGGAATTACGAGAGCCGCTACGTCATCGATGGCACCCTCCCCCCGGTCGGAACAACGTGCCTGCAGGACACGCCTCCCTTCTCCGCACCCAAGCCGAGCGGTGGCGTCGCCACCGGGGGCGGAGCGATGGCCGGCACCGTCTCCTGAGTCCGGCTCCCGGCAATCCCCCGGGGCACGTCGGTAAGACCGTGCGCGCGGATGTCAGTCTGCTGCATTATTCTGTGCCGCCGTTGACGAAGTCCGAACAAACGGGGGGCCATTCATGTCCGCGGAGCTGCCGGAGTCATCCATACCCGACGAGGCGTGGGAGGAGTTCCAGCGCGAGAGCGAAGGGCCCGCACGCCTCGCCGCGCCGAAGGAGCCCTCCGCGCGGGCGCGGATGGTGACCGAGCGGCTGCGGCTCGAGGACGAGAAGGCCGCCCGGCGGCAGCGCCGTCCGCGCGGGTGGGGGAGGAAGGCGGCGGTGCGCGCGGAGCCCGAGGCGTGGCGGGCTTGGCCGTCCCGGCAGCGGCAGGCGCGCAGGCGGCGGGGCTGGGGAGTCTTCTGGGTGGTCGTGACCGTCGTCGTCGTACTGCTCGTCATGAATCCGGAGCGGACGCTGTCCTGGTTGGTGTGAGCCGGGGGCTCAGGGCGGCGACTCCAGGCCGGTCAGCAGTGAGGCGATGTCCAGCCCGGTCATGAGGTATCGCTCGAAGGCGAGGTTGTGCAGGGCGTACGAGGAGCGTCGGCGCCGGATCAGGTCGATCGCCCCCGCGCCGTCGTGGCCGAGCTCGATCAGCGTCTGGGCCACCACCAGGCCCGATCTGTTGTAGCCGGAGTAGCAGCGCACGAGCACGGTGCGCCCGGCGCGTACCGCATCGGCGGCCAGCACTGCCAGCCCGCGGACCCGGTCGATCTGCTCGGAGGTCAGCCAGTCGTCCGGAATCGGGGCGACATGGTGTTCGACCCCGTCCGGCGGACCGTGGCCGACGCGGGTGAACAGGCTGATCACCAGGTCGAATTCGCGTTCCACAACAGCATTGAGGCGCCGGTTCCGGTCGTCCTCCCAGACATGGCCACCCATCCAGAGGCCGGTCGTGATCTCGTCCCAGGGCGATCGGGGATCCGGAACGTGGTGGTCCGGGCGACGTGCCTTCACTGAACCCTCCCTTTGCGGGGAGGTCCACGCTAGGTGACGGAGAAGCCGCCGTCCACGAACAAGGTCTGGCCCGTCATATAGCGTGCGGCGTCGCTCGCCAGGAAGACCGCCGCGCCCGTCAGATCAGCCGCCTCGCCGTTGCGGCCCGCCATCGTGCGCGCCGCCATCGCCTCCGTACGGACCGGATCGTCGAACACCGCACGGGTCAGTGGCGTACGGATGAAGCCGGGCGCGAGGGCATTGACGCAGACGCCGTGCCGCGACCACGCCTGCGCCTGGGACCGGGCCAGCGCGGAGACCGCTGCCTTCGACACCCCGTACGCGCCACTGGCGCCGAAGGCCCGAACCGACTGCTGCGAGGCGAGGTGGATGATCCGGCCCCAGCCGCGGCCCGCCATCGACGGGCCGAAGCGTTGCCCGAGCAGGAACGGCGCGTCAAGGTTCACGGACATCGTCGTGTCCCACTGCGCCTCGGTCAGATCGTCCAGCGGCGGACGGTGGTTGACGCCGGCTGCCGTGACCAGGATGTCCGGCTCGCCGACGACACCGACCGCCCGCTCGGCCGCGGCCCGCAGGGCGTCCCGGTCGCCGAGGTCGGCGGTCACCCAGTCGGCCTGGTGGCCCGCCGCGCGGAGTTCCTCGACGGCCGTACGCAGCGGAGCCTCGCGTCGCGCCAGGACCACCACCCGCGCGCCCGCCGATGCGAGTGCCTCCGCGATGGCGCGGCCGATGCCGGAACTGCCGCCGGTGATCAGCGCCGTACGGTCTCGCAGGCCGAAGTGGCGGTCGAGGAAGTCATGCTGAGCGCTCATGCGCCCCGATCATGCCGCAGGCCCGATCATGCCGCAGGCCCGATCATGCCGCAGGCCCGATCATGCCGCAGGCCCGATCATGCCGCAGGCCCGATCATGCCGCAGGTTCGGGCTGGACCGGTGAGGTCTCGAGCGGCACGGTGGAGGTCGCCGGGGCCAGTTGAGCCGCCAGCCAGACCGGTACGCCGTCCAGCAGGCGGAACAGTCGACCCGCCTCCGCCCGCAAACGGCTTGCCTCCGGTTCCGGTTCGCAGTCGGCCAGCGCTGCCAGCGACGGGGCCGTGCCGATCAGGTAGCCGAGCTCCTCGCGGATCCGCAGCGACTCGGAGAAGCCGTGCCGAGCCTCGGCCAACTCGCCGTCCCGCAGGGCGAGTCCGGCCAGATGATGCCACGTGAAGGAGAGCAGCAGCGTGTCATCCTGCGCGGTGGCTCCGGCGTGCGCCCGCTGGTATGCGGCGCGGGCCGCCTGCGGCGAGTCGGCGATGTGCTCGGCGACCAGCCCGCGGCGGAAGTCGAGCAGCGGGCGCCGGGGCGAGGTGGGGGCGAGCAGCGCCGCGGCCCTGCCGAGTGCGGAGCGGGCCTCGTCGGCCCGGTCGCGTACGCCGAGGCGGGTCGACGCGTACGCGAGCCTCCCGCGCTCGCATGCCGCGCCGCCGCGTTCGTCGTCGTCCCGGGCCACGGCCTCGGCCGTACGCAGCGCGTCCTCGGCGTCCGCCCAGCCGTCGGCGGTGAACAGACAGCGCTCGACGAGCAGTCCGGCCCGCTCGAGTGCTGCGGCGGGATTCGCTGTGTGGGCTTCGAGCAGGGCTGCCGCATCGGTCCAACAGCCGCGCGAGCGCAGCCGCCATACCGCGGTCTGGAGGGGATCGTCACCTGCAGTGGTTCCGGAACCAGACATGGCGGTATGCGCCACGTTGCCCTCCCCGAGCACGCCATTGAGCTGTTGAGTCAGTCGCATCTCAGCATGGATAGGCATGCCTGGCCAAGGGGTCAGGTGAATGAATTCACAATCGCGCGGCGGGTAATGGGGCGCGCGGGTGGTCGGTGGGGCGCCCGTTCACGAACCGGGGCTCCGCCCCAGACCCCCGCGCCGCAATCGCCGGCGAGGCCGGATTTTCCCGCCCCTCCCGGGAGCCGGGGGCTTCAGCTCATCCTCAGCGCCAGGAAGAAGTCCAGCTTGTCCTCCAGACGCGACAGGTCACGGCTCGTCAGTTGCTCGATTCTGCCCACCCTGTAGCGCAGTGTGTTCACATGCAGATGCAGCCGCGTCGCGCATCGCGTCCACGACCCGTCGCAGTCCAGGAACGCCTCCAGCGTCGGGATCAGCTCCGCGCGGTGGCGCCGGTCGTAGTCGCGGAGCGGGTCCAGCAGCCTGGCCGTGAACGCGCGGCGCACATCGTCCGGGACGAACGGCAGCAGCAGTACGTGCGAGGCCAGCTCGTGGTGACCCGCCGCGCAGACCCTGCCCGGGCGCGCCGCCGCCACCCGGCGGGCGTGTCGTGCCTCCTCCAGCGCGCCCCGCAGACCCTCTGCCGAGCTCACTGCCGCACTGACGCCCAGAGTGAGCCGGCCGTCGTCGGCGAGACCCGCCGAGAGCGGGTCGCGTACGGACAGCAGCAGCGCGTCGGCGTGCAGCCCGGCCTCGAAGGAGTCGGCGTCGGGGGCGTCCGGGGCGAGGGCCGTCGCGGGCAGCGGGACCAGCGCGATCGCCTCGTCGCCGGTGTGGGCGACCGCGATCCGGTCCGCGGAGTCCGGCCCGGCCGCCGCCGGGTCGACCAGGATCTCCTCCAGCAGCGACTGGGCGACCGGGCCGGCCTCGATGGCCGTAGCCGAAGCAGCGGAAGCACCCGCACCCGCCGCCGTCGCGTCCCCCCAGTCTACCCGCGCCACCACCACCTGCCAGTGCGGCGCCGTCCCGAGCCCCGGCAGCAGCACCGGCGCGGCCACCCGCAGACGTGCCGCGATCTCGGCCGGTGCCGCGCCCGTCTGGACCAGTTCCAGGACCTCCTGGGCGAGCCGTCGGCGTACCGTACGGGCCGCCTCACGCCGGTCGCGCTCGACGGCGATCAGCTGGGTCACGCCCTGCAGCAGATCCAGCCGCGCGGCCGGCCAGTCGCTCGCGTCCGCCTCCACTGCCAGCAGCCAGTCCGACAGGACCGTCTCGCGGACGTCCCTGGAGGCGGGGGTGGCGCCGCGGCCCGTGTTACGGATCGGGAAGAGGGAGTACGTCAGGCCGCGGACCGTCGCCCGATGCGGCCCCCGTCGGCCGGTGCGGGAGGCCGCCAGGTGCTCACCGGCGAGCGTGGCGCTCACGTCGCCGGGCAGCGGGTCGCCCGCGCCCGCGATCTGGCGACCGGTGGGGGAGAGCACCCAGGCTCGAAGGTCCAGGTCGGAGCCGAGGAGGTCCAGGACCACCTCGGGTCCGCCGCCCGCCGGGCCGGAGGTCATCAGCCGCCTGTGCCTGTCCACGACTGCGGCGAGGTCCCCGGCCCGCTCGCCGGAGACCTGGCGCACCACATGCTCAGTGATCGTCGCGAATGCAACGGATTCATTGACTGCAAAGAGTGGCAGCCGATGGCGCGAACACGCCTCGATGAGATCACCCGGGATGTTGCCCAGCTCCGCCTCGCCGGCCGCCAGACCGGCCACCCCGGCGCCCGCCAGGATCCGGACGAACGGCTCGGAGTCCGCGGCCGTGCGCCGCCAGGCGAGGCCCGTCAGCACCAGTTCGCCGCCCGAGAGATAGCGGCTCGGATCCCGCAGGTCGGTGGTCATCACACCGCGTACACCGCGGTCCAGTTCGTCCTCGCCGCCGAGCAGCCGCAGCCCCAGCGCGTCGGTTTCCAGCAGTGCGCGCAGCCGCATCTCGTCGCCACCGATCTGTCTCGTTGTTGCCGGTGGCCGTGGCCACCGTTTCCAGGGGAAAACAGTGAGGTTACTGAGCCCCGCCTTTCGTTCGAATCTACAAGACGGGACAGGCGACCAGCCAACTCCTTCATGGTTTCGGTGACTGCACCAGGCGCAGCCCGGCTTGTGTACTGGGGTCACAGCGCGTTAACAGCACATGAATAAGCGCAGGAACACACAGTCGAGGGCCAACCGTCCCGGGCCCGCTGCGACGAACGCCCACGATTGAGAAGAAGAGAGCCACTCATGGACTTCCTTCGCCCCGCCAGCTGGGAGGAGGCGCTCGCCGCCAAGGCCGAGCACCCTACCGCTGTACCCATTGCGGGCGGCACCGATGTGATGGTCGAGATCAACTTCGACCACCGCCGGCCGGAGTACCTCCTGGACCTGAACCGCATCGGCGAGCTGTGCGAGTGGGAGGTCGGCGAGGACACCGTTCGACTGGGCGCCTCCGTTCCGTACACCCAGATCATGGAGAACCTCCGGGCCGAACTGCCCGGACTGGCACTGGCGTCGCACACGGTCGCATCGCCCCAGATCCGCAACCGCGGCGGCGTCGGCGGCAACCTCGGCACCGCGTCCCCGGCCGGCGACGCCCACCCGGCGCTGCTCGCCGCGGGCGCCGAGGTCGAGGTCGAGTCGGTACGCGGCAGCCGCCGCATCCCGATCGACGAGTTCTACACCGGCGTCAAGCGCAATGCGCTGGCGGCGGACGAGCTGATCCGGGCCGTCCACATCGAGAAGGCCGACGGACCGCAGCAGTACTCGAAGGTGGGCACCCGCAACGCGATGGTGATCGCGGTCTGCGCCTTCGGTCTGGCCCTGCACCCTCAGACCCGCACGGTGCGCACCGGCATCGGCTCCGCCGCCCCGACCCCGGTCCGGGCGAAGGCGGCCGAGGAATTCCTGAACGCCGCGCTGGAGGAGGGCGGCTTCTGGGACAGCAGGAAGATCATCACCCCGTCGATCGCCAAGCAGTTCGCGGAGCTCGCCTCCGGCGGCTGCAACCCGATCGACGACGTGCGGGGCACCGCGAGCTACCGCCGTCACGCGGTCGGCATCATG
This window contains:
- a CDS encoding (2Fe-2S)-binding protein — translated: MTVPALLPALTSPVEDAYARLAEVYPGLRVRELMDDEQAPSDAGWVGADELAAGGPALDDFLAWDNAQVLRDYGQQARPDVIAGFGLHRYAWPACLLITVPWFLHRRVPRVPVEDVAFQRMAGQMTVRVREFACLPDDPAAQLPGARVVQDEEALRAEVRSAVAEHIGPVLDGFRPRMRRGRRALWGMATDEIAESLWYIAHLLGEERRAVLELERLLPGNTEPYVGTAGFRELTGPNGEQLPTRDRAGCCLFYTLRPEDTCVTCPRTCDADRVRKLQPSA
- a CDS encoding GntR family transcriptional regulator yields the protein MEQARARDAATPQPYASTHVPEQAGGGQPARPLIPEQADIPEQVDIPEQARGEHTHSEPPAPRTVQRHSVRGQILEALRTALVDGELIPGEVYSAPVLGERFGVSATPVREAMQQLAIEGAVEVVPNRGFRVTVRTARELAELAEVRAMLEVPVMLRLARTVPATRWAALRPLADATAAAAATGDRAAYAETDRAFHRAVLTLSGNQQLVMVADDLHRRSQWPLTSAPVTRRADLVADAAEHMALLEALVAQDLAVVQSLVREHFTGADG
- a CDS encoding DUF2637 domain-containing protein produces the protein MRLTDISLDWLLPGGVMLLGVLVAVTVLARGKRTGDKASPEDSWERSEERRRRKEAVYGTASYVLLFCCAAVAAALSFHGLVGFGQQNLNLSGGWEYLVPFGLDGAAMFCSVLAVREASHGDAALGSRMLVWLFAGAAAWFNWVHAPRGFGHDGAPQFFSGMSLSAAVLFDRALKQTRRAALREQGLVPRPLPQIRVVRWLRAPRETFGAWSLMLLEGVRTLDQAVDEVREDRREKEQDRLRRRGREKLERAQIRALSRQHRAWGRGRTHRMPELSSELPALGSATGSTQAGSGTAGSAAESALPEPGQLPLRPRPSLQAVKLTDGSEPRTVDLTAEDDTQTLPRLDSLEQKLTDLERQFG
- a CDS encoding alpha/beta hydrolase, which gives rise to MRIPRCTAGRRRCAAATAAAVICSTVFTGPDLAAAGGAPAPSVPAPKLDWRPCVQGSQFDCATAKVPLDYRDPGRRTIELAVVKRKATGPGRRIGTLFFNPGGPGGPGTVQMPQNYESFPREVRERFDIVSWDPRGIGSSTAVNCFDSRKEADAWNASKPAGFPVGEQQRKTWIAAYKDLARRCQQRDPELLRHVSTADTARDLDQLRRAVGDPQLTYLGISYGTFLGATYANFFPGKVRAMVLDSNIDPQAWTHASDDDPRLTTFLRMGADRGAAAVLDKFLALCGSTTTARCAFAAGSPKATRDKFDQLMRRLRGHPLGAWTYGRTVGDVVNSLYLVHPGWTGLAGRLQNLWQGRVPEPSPPPPAPLVPNPNPYLGDEQAGAVFCSDSPNPRDPAAYHAMEEASATRAGDAGRFWSWAAEGCAAWPDTGANSYRGPWNKPTARPVLLVGTTYDPATPFSGALAMARELANARLLTHNGYGHTALLNPSSCVRNYESRYVIDGTLPPVGTTCLQDTPPFSAPKPSGGVATGGGAMAGTVS
- a CDS encoding protein-tyrosine phosphatase family protein; translation: MKARRPDHHVPDPRSPWDEITTGLWMGGHVWEDDRNRRLNAVVEREFDLVISLFTRVGHGPPDGVEHHVAPIPDDWLTSEQIDRVRGLAVLAADAVRAGRTVLVRCYSGYNRSGLVVAQTLIELGHDGAGAIDLIRRRRSSYALHNLAFERYLMTGLDIASLLTGLESPP
- a CDS encoding pyruvate dehydrogenase; amino-acid sequence: MAKQNVAEQFVDILVRAGVQRLYGVVGDSLNPVVDAIRRNSAIDWIQVRHEEVAAFAAGAEAQITGKLAACAGSCGPGNLHLINGLYDAHRSMAPVLALASHIPSGEIGLGYFQETHPDQLFRECSHYCEMISNPQQMPRLVQTAIQHAIGRSGVSVVSLPGDIASHAAPEKSIEHALVTSLPTVRPGDTEIDKLVQMIDEAKRVTLFCGSGTAGAHAEVMQFAERIKSPVGHALRGKEWIQYDNPYDVGMSGLLGYGAAYEATHECDLLILLGTDFPYNAFLPDDVKIAQVDVRPEHLGRRSKLDLAVWGDVRETLRCITPRVRAKSDRRFLDRMLKKHADALEGVIKAYTRKVEKHTPIHPEYVASVLDELADQDAVFTVDTGMCNVWAARYISPNGRRRIIGSFSHGSMANALPQAIGAQFIDRNRQVVSMSGDGGFAMLMGDFLTLVQYDLPVKIVLFNNSSLSMVELEMLVAGLPSYGTTNRNPDFAAIARAAGAYGVRVEKPKQLASALKDAFRHKGPALVDVVTDPNALSIPPKISAEMVTGFALSASKIVLDGGVGRMVQMARSNLRNVPRP
- a CDS encoding ATP-binding protein codes for the protein MTGRQGGADPAASGHGREPGAEGEPESRLHRRLGCADLTSVPEVRRALRDLLRHWGKPDAADVAELLASELVTNALIHTDHGAVVTATVAASTLRVEVRDFMAGLPVLRVPVGQLGTNGRGLVLVQSLADAWGVRTHGVGKVVWFELHERPA